GGCGCATCCTCCCGTACGCCAAGCGCTATCGCGGGTCGTTGGTGCTTCTCGTGATACTCACCGCGATGCACGCCGCGTTCGCCGCAATCACACCGATCGCCCTCAAAGTCATCATCGACGACGGCATCCTCGACGAGCAGCGGGATGTCGTCGTCTCGCTGTCCGTGGCGGTCGTCGGTCTGGCCATCGTGGACGGTTTCGTGATCTTCCTGCAGACCCGCTTTTCCGGGCGGATCGGCCAGGGACTCCTCTACGACCTGCGCACCACGGTCTTCACCCACGTGCAACGCCAGTCGCTCTCGTTCTTCACCCGGACGCAAACCGGCGCGCTGGTCAGCCGCCTGAACACGGACGTGATCGGCGCCCAGCAGGCGGTGACGACGCTGCTGTCCCAGGCGACCTCGACGATCATGACGCTTGTCCTGGTACTCGGCACGATGTTCCTGCTCTCCTGGCAGCTCAGCCTCGCGGCGCTGGCGATGGTGCCGGTCTTCCTGCTGCCCAGCCGGGCGGTCGGCCGGAAGCTGCAGCGCCTCACCCGCCGGCGGATGCAGCTCGACGGTGAGATGGGCTCGGTGATGAACGAGCGCTTCAACGTCGACGGCGCCACGCTGTCGAAGCTCTACGGCCGCCCGGAGATGGAGTCGGCCTCCTTCGCCGCGAAGGCCGGCGCGCTGCGCGACATCGCCACGACCATCATGGTCTGGGGGCAGATGCTCTTCATCCTCGTCACCGTCCTCACGGCGGCGACGACCGCAGTGGTGTACGGCATCGGCGGCACGCTCGTCATCGACCGCACGTTGGAGATCGGCACCCTCGTCGCGATGGCGGCGCTGCTGCTGCGGGTGTACGGCCCGATCAACCAGCTGGCCAACATGCAGGTGAACGTGATGACCGCGCTGGTCAGCTTCGACCGCCTGTTCGAGGTGCTGGACCTCAAGCCGCTCGTCCAGGAGCGCCCCAACGCGCGCTCCCTCCCGCCCACCGGCTGGCGCGGCTACCCGGCACCGGACGTGGAGTTCCAGTGGGTCTCGTTCCGGTACCC
The window above is part of the Phytohabitans houttuyneae genome. Proteins encoded here:
- a CDS encoding ABC transporter ATP-binding protein; translated protein: MLLVILTAMHAAFAAITPIALKVIIDDGILDEQRDVVVSLSVAVVGLAIVDGFVIFLQTRFSGRIGQGLLYDLRTTVFTHVQRQSLSFFTRTQTGALVSRLNTDVIGAQQAVTTLLSQATSTIMTLVLVLGTMFLLSWQLSLAALAMVPVFLLPSRAVGRKLQRLTRRRMQLDGEMGSVMNERFNVDGATLSKLYGRPEMESASFAAKAGALRDIATTIMVWGQMLFILVTVLTAATTAVVYGIGGTLVIDRTLEIGTLVAMAALLLRVYGPINQLANMQVNVMTALVSFDRLFEVLDLKPLVQERPNARSLPPTGWRGYPAPDVEFQWVSFRYPSAEETSVASLEATDRGKPERRSDTWALQNVSFVAPAGQLTALVGPSGAGKTTITQLVPRLYDATTGTVRIGGVDVKDLALDAVSETVGVVTQDAHMFHDTIRGNLLYARPDASERDLIEACDAARVWDVISSLPDGLDTMVGDRGHRLSGGEKQRIAIARLLLKSPPVVVLDEATAHLDSESEAAIQRALQTALVGRTSLVIAHRLSTVREAHQILVVDKGHIWERGTHSQLLSAGGLYANLYGIQHEPQMDGWAPRGRAPVGYDPDQTQFLGFIVPRVK